From Ictalurus punctatus breed USDA103 chromosome 26, Coco_2.0, whole genome shotgun sequence:
GAAACTATACATCACATTccttagctagctggctagctcgTTGCTAAGAGAAGAAGACAAACGATGGAGGCCTCCATATTTTTCTACTGCTACGAATCGATCACTTACGAGGTAAGTAGGATGCAGCCTTACCCTGCCATTTGCAGGTGTCCCATTAAGTGTGTTAAACTTCATGCGGTCCTGCACAGACCGGTGGTTGACTTGAAGCAGTGCATACCGGTTAGAATTTTTGTCCGACTTGAGACCGTGCCGACGCCACATCACTTTAACGTATGGCATCAAAGTACCGCGATAGCTATACGAGAGCAGCTGCATGAGCGCTGACGATGACACAGCTAATTCACGATTGGTCAGACTCACCGCCAACAACGATGACgtgattttcatatttattctgACACTTTCATTTCCGCTAAGGCTCACAAATCCGTATTTTTGTAACAGTAAAAACCCTTTTCGTGTGATCTTAATGTTATATTGTgtcatgtttattaaaataaaactgataaatatacatatagacccaattttattgttgttttttttttttaataatacaggCTTATGTTGAACTTTCTTCTTCTACATACAGGCACTGCATTAACCTAACCTATTCAGTGACAAGTGTTTCTGGATGCTACATGTAAAATTCAGACGTCCGACTTGACGGCAACACCCGCTGATCGGTTACTATGTTCTCTCTCGCGGACACACTCGGTCTTTCTCGGGCACTTTCGGACACACTCGGTCTTTCTCGGGCACTTTCGGGCACTTTCGGACACACTCGGTCTTTCTTGGGCACTTTCGGACACTTTCGGACACACTCGGTCTCTCTCGCGCACTTTCGGGGGAGGGTGGTGGTCGGGGTTGCGTAGCTCTCCCTCAATTTTCTATAGGCTCTGCGTTGCCACTTCGTCCGCTTTGATTGGTCTTGAGTGTAGGAGGTCTGTTTTTGGACAGCGCAGTTGCGGAAGTGAATGCTACAGAACTAGGGACTGGTTAGAAGCCGATAACGGCAatcttatttatcttatttgtatttaaaataaatatataaacacatagaATActgtgtttgaaatgaatgtGTTGATTTTTATAGCATTAATTTTCGTAAGTACACAAGCGGCTCGTAAAAGTGACGACGATGACTGGGTGCATTTACCGAATAAATGTGAAGGTAGGTTTGTCCAGTTCAGGATCCCTGGCTGATTAAAACCTTTCTTATGTGGTGGTGAACTACCACCCTTCTGTTCGGTAAACATTCTGTTTAGTCTGTTAGCTTTTCTACCAGTTGTTGAATAAACACCTGTGAATGTTAGCATACTGAGTGTAGACGCAGCTGTGAACAGAGATATTCAAAAGGAGAAGTGGGACCAGGCTGTGTCACACTCAAGTGCTTCCTCTTTAACCGAAGACGAGTTGTTTAAAGCGGCTGTGTAAGTTTCTGTGCGGTGCcctgttgattttattttacagtatgtaAGTTTTTGAGTATTGAGATGAAATCCGCATTAGAAGAAACAGGGAAAACGAAAGAAGTGATAGAGACGAACTACCGTTTCTTGGACGATAAAAGTGCACCACCTATCAAATATGTAAAATCGTAAGTGTAAACTTTCCTTAACATGTTTTCATAGCAGACCTTTACTGTCATAAACAAATCGTTTCTATAATAAACTGTGAAGCACTATACCTCTGTGGACTGAGGTataactcagtgtgtgtgtgtgtctctgtcttcCAGTGACATTCGATTCATAGAGGTAATGGAAAGTGTATGTTCAAGGATCCTGCAGTACAATttacacaaagagagagatggcagCAATCGCTTTGCAAAGGTGAGAGACATGGAACTTACAGTTTTTACAACTGCTGTCACCGATTTTGTTTGGCAGCACATTCGCTTTTTCCAATCCCTCATGTGTTAAcaatattatttacaacattaaGTTACTGTGtgtgcaaataaacaaacaattttttttttgtttgtcaaaATATTTGCTTGTGTGTTCTGAATTCTTGCACAAACATAATGCCATACAATGTATGCCCAAAATGCTCTACAATgatcaaaacaatacaaaaccaTCTCAAAATAAGCTCATTCCACAAAAGCTTCAACACTAGTGTTCTTGTAACAAGAATACTTTCCCAGTCACAACATGATAATCTAAGAAACCCAACTGTTGGCATTAATGCAGATACACTATTTTACATAAATCTATGCAGTAGTAAACAGTTATTTGATCTGTATGTtgattattattgtaattattttattggGTTATTTAGTATTGTAATCATTGTATTATTCTTTGGTTGATCTATACCATGTATACAAAACACTTTACAACAGAAGAAACATTACACAACTCTTACAAAactatacatttatataatctTTAAAACAAGTGTCCTGTAACATAGCACTAATTCAAAACATAAGataaaatcaacagaaaaatattttgaaaacagcCAAAAGGGATGTACAGCTCAAAAGTTTGTATCAATAAAATTTTTCTTATTAgtatctacatttttaaaacccACTACACTAAATGTCTTGCTGGTACAAATTAAATTTCTTGTCTTCACTTTTTCAAAGGATATGTAACATTTTGACTGTAACTAAAACATAGATTAGTAAATCTCTCCTCACTTTCCTAGTTAACAAAGTAGTGTTTGTTTGTACTTTCTATAGATTTGTAGCTGATTTTACactataaaatgtgtataatgtaACAGGTCTGGTGGTGTATAATGGTATAATGGGACAGTTTGATATTCAGTACagtttcattttctctttttcgGTGTATAGGGTATGTCTGAGACATTTTCGACCTTACATAACTTAGTCCACAAAGGAGTGAAGGTTGTCATGGACATTCCTTATGAGCTGTGGAATGAGACAAGTGCCGAAGTATCTGACCTCAAGAAACAGGTATGTATGAAACAAACATatatgagtaaatgtaaatgagcagtggttgctcagtggttaagatgttgggctATTGAtaagaaggtcatgagttcaaaccccatcactgccgagctgccactgttgggccttgcaaggccttaaccctcaattgctcagatgtataaatgaggtaaatgtCAATGTCAGTATGAAGATGTCTCTGGATAAGGCCAAATgccattaatataaataaaatcgaACTGTAAATGGCTAATACTCTACGCTCTCCATCCACTTCATCATGTGGCATcagcgcaatgcaaaaaaaacatgcagattcaggtcaagagcttttGTTAGACCtgttatgcaaaattcacttttaaatggtgtttgaacaAAAATCTGTGTTGGCAGATtgtacacaaccaccctacaatggtaaaaatccacccactcatttttttatattcccaataaatcataaacagtgtctcaaaatgaacCGTTTTCATTTTCGCCCAAACGTAACGTCACGTTGGAACAAGCCCCGCCTAGGGTCTCTGCCCTATTTGCATAGATCCTCCCttgagtgagctgcacacagtccATCATGATTTCCGTGCTGGGACAGCTACAGTGATAATAAGAATGTCTCAGCTTCTTAAGCTttgtaagtgttctgttgttggctgtaagaatgaacataagaGTTCTCATCTACTCCCGGCATAAAAGCCACTGAAGACGCAGTGgataagttttatttttgaaggaaatgtgccccaAAAATACCTAaatttgtgtatgtttgtgcgaatcattttacaccagactgctttggaaatgagggtcaatacaaagcaggatttgttaaaaacttgattctcaagcatggatcagTACCAGCTATtcgtgatccagcttcatatGCAGAAGTCATAAGTATTGCACTTAATATTTTGTGAACGTTTGCAAATTTCCTTTCCAAATGAGCTTGTTAGCAAATTCTATGGCTAATGTGGCTAAAGTTACCATTGTCCCTGCTTGTATTCACGGAGACCAGAGCtatattgtcatttttatttttaaccagaaAACGCCTTTATTATGCACAATACAGTAAGGTGCATGTCTTTTTGAAAATTGTGTACGTTTTGTACAAGCTGTAATGGATCATTTACTGTAGTATTTGAAGCACGAGCTCTAAAGGCAGAGCCCTCTTCTGGAAAGGTGGtggggagcagcagctcatttgcatttaaagaaaCACTCAAAAACAGCGTGTTTTTGCTTccccaaaaaggggcattttcATCATGGTATAATAATTGATCcgtggggtattttgagctgaaacttcacaaTCACgttctggggacacctgagacttatattaaATCTTGTAAAAAGGCTCACTATAGGTCTCCTTTAACGTCCACCTCAAATATGAGAATGGGGAAGAATGTGATCTAAGTGACCTCACTGATTTCAGtgacaacagcagaagactacattgagttccactcctgtcagccatgaACAAGACCcggaggctatcatgggcacagactcaccaaaactggacagttgaagactggagaAAGACTGggtgatcccccccccccgttctaatcttcaactgtccagtttgggtgattctgtgcccatgatagcctcagaatcctgttcttgactgatgggagtggaacccaatgtgttCTTCCTCTGTTGTAACCCATGCACCTCAATGTTTGATgctttgtgcatgctgagatgcttttctgctcaccacagttgtaaagagtgattatttgagttactatatggTTCCTGGCAGCTGTATCCAATcgggccattttcctctgacttctcttatcaataaggcgtttccacccacagaactgttgctcactctgtgtttttatttttattttattttgctccattttgtgtaaactctagagactgtagtgtgtgaaattcccaggagatcagcagtttatgaaatgcctaaaccagcccttctggtaccagcgtccatgccatgatcaaagtcatagagatcacactttttcttcatgctgAGGTTTGATtaaaattaactgaagctcttgacctgtatctgcatgatttttgttttgtgctgctgccatatgattggctggttaaatgactgcatgaatgtgcagttgtacaggtgttcctaataaagtggatggtgagtgtatttGTACATGTCTGTATTAATGACATGCAGCAGTATATTATACAATAATCTATTGCTCTGGTAAGACTCTTTTTCTGCCTTTCttagtgtgatgtgatggttgAGCAGTATGAAGATGTTATTGAAGACTGGTATAAAGGCAGCCAGGAGGAAGACCTAATGACATACCTGTGTGAGAAACATGTTCTGAAAGGACAAGACACATGTAGGTTATAGTGCATAAAGCTCTTTTGCATTCATAgatattacaatttttaaatatacatacatgcatgaaACATCcaataaatttaatttaaattaaagtaGCGTCCCTAATTCATAACAACTGATATCAAGCTTTTAGTAGCAAAACCACAAGGTCTCAAGGTCAGATCATGCATGAAGAATGAACCTTCTTACAAATCAGCCAAGCACTAAAATTAGTGTCCTTGATCAACCTTGGAATCCTTGGAAATCACTGAGCCATATGGTTAAGGTTGAAACCTGGCAGAATTAATTAACAACTGTATTAGTGCTAGAGGCATAAACAAgtttgggcggctgtggctcaggtggtagagtgggttgtccactaatcgtagggttggtggttcgattcccagtccacatgactccacatgccaaagtgtccttgggcaagacactgaaccccaagttgctcctgatggcaagttagcgccttgcatttCAGCTCTGCtacaattggtgtgtgtgtgtgtgtgtgtgtgaatgggtgaatgagaaaccagtgtaaagcgctttggaaccgctaaggttaaaaaagcgctatatacaccaaaacagaagaaatcattatGGGGGAATACttattcacagcactgtagatgcatcttttcatttcattgaaTTCACTCTAATACAACTTTTAATTCAAAAGCCTTTCATGTGCTGTTGCacttttaaattatatattgtattgtCACAGTCAAAAATAACTTTCACTTCTAAATCTGAGAAAGTGTTTAATATCGAAATAGTATTTGGTAACTTTACTAAAACAGAAAAAGTTGAAAAATGAGGCCCACTGTTTTTTTAACTTGGCCATTTGCAAGTTACTGGCTGAAGTTCAAAAGATTCTGTTTTCTTGTTCTTAATTATTTGATTGTACTTCAttctttatttcacatttacataTTAGTTTGTGTTTGACAATGTGTCTGATTCACTTAAAATGAAAATCACCCACCATTATGTCACATTTATGCCACACAATGTAAAAACTAATCCAGGATGCAAAATGAAGataaatggattgatggattgatagatggatagttagatagatggatggatggatgaagtcTACATTTAGgtacacatttaaaaattaaacacatttcCCACCTTTTTGTTTACCTGAAGCATGTCTAAAAGAAATTTGGGCTGAGAAGAAAGGAGACCCTGCAGCCATTgcacaagacaaaaagaaaaagaaaagcaaaaagaagGC
This genomic window contains:
- the cnpy3 gene encoding protein canopy homolog 3, yielding MNVLIFIALIFVSTQAARKSDDDDWVHLPNKCEVCKFLSIEMKSALEETGKTKEVIETNYRFLDDKSAPPIKYVKSDIRFIEVMESVCSRILQYNLHKERDGSNRFAKGMSETFSTLHNLVHKGVKVVMDIPYELWNETSAEVSDLKKQCDVMVEQYEDVIEDWYKGSQEEDLMTYLCEKHVLKGQDTSCLKEIWAEKKGDPAAIAQDKKKKKSKKKAKGGEHNQNREKKVKKKKSKMHDAHSEEQKMEERGHTSDEEIQRSAPLHQERTEL